One stretch of Microplitis mediator isolate UGA2020A chromosome 9, iyMicMedi2.1, whole genome shotgun sequence DNA includes these proteins:
- the LOC130674657 gene encoding putative ankyrin repeat protein RF_0381, translating to MSCDPDELMSTLEKSDAATIKTIVSNLPDPNAPVYFGETLLYLATSKGNLDLISHLVGSVDLNAQGFSGPALHESIVNGHQDITSFLIQNGADINQTSTYMYQDGFSPLHTAILASNAPATELLLKMAADVNARDSRMNTPLHIASQTGNYHAAALLLSHGASMAAINSYNETPFCVAIDTGSLNILKLFLTNGIHKKDPQLLNNSLKRAIDTRNVHVVQFMIDNGADVNFVSPYKKFTPLHFAIAADELKIIETLLQNSANVLSRSESDSLPIFYADHQKKSAMVDLLLDRHSEIDLEHGKELIYEAVMNDCPLVVEKLLTHRLYNLNVDDLTASGVRLLDAAILNKKESSADVLLKCGANSELRSQGVTTIDLAFRCKNYYFIYSWLKYGGDFYNYHANQPLYLSRLEKIIEMNDSHEYGAYVMEWELRDHLILMKSAGYFTHSRYDELTDGYGTREKASIEWDCEQELERAKRTFVGGVSCWDLLTMGDRRLMTWSRKPEVKTIMEEGKFEIPFRYCDRWLMSCYRRGVRRPGLVNKFGECFGEIFSDLGFDEVEKVLIYLTNDDIGNLIYVCEGQ from the coding sequence ATGTCTTGTGACCCGGACGAATTGATGTCAACACTCGAAAAATCTGATGCAGCAACAATTAAAACCATCGTGTCCAACCTACCCGACCCAAATGCCCCAGTTTACTTTGGAGAGACTTTGCTGTACTTAGCGACTAGCAAAGGCAACCTGGACCTCATCAGCCATTTAGTCGGCTCTGTTGACCTTAACGCCCAAGGGTTCTCTGGACCTGCGTTACACGAATCGATAGTCAACGGCCATCAGGATATCACGTCATTTCTGATCCAGAATGGCGCTGACATAAACCAGACATCGACTTATATGTACCAAGATGGCTTCTCGCCCCTTCACACCGCCATTTTGGCATCAAACGCGCCTGCTACCGAACTGTTACTCAAAATGGCCGCCGATGTCAACGCCAGAGATTCGAGAATGAACACTCCCCTGCACATCGCATCTCAAACCGGAAACTACCACGCAGCAGCTCTGCTTCTGAGTCACGGCGCGTCCATGGCCGCCATTAACTCCTACAACGAGACGCCATTTTGTGTAGCGATAGACACAGGAAGCTTAAATATTCTCAAGCTGTTCCTCACTAACGGAATTCATAAAAAAGACCCGCAGCTTCTCAACAATTCTCTCAAACGCGCGATCGACACCAGAAATGTCCATGTAGTTCAGTTTATGATCGACAATGGCGCTGATGTCAATTTCGTGTCTCCGTATAAGAAATTCACGCCTTTACACTTCGCAATCGCTGCCGATGAACTCAAAATCATTGAAACTCTGCTACAAAATTCTGCGAACGTTCTCTCGCGTTCCGAAAGTGATTCGCTACCGATTTTTTACGCCGATCATCAGAAAAAAAGTGCGATGGTCGATTTATTATTAGATCGACATTCTGAAATAGATCTAGAGCATGGAAAAGAATTGATTTACGAAGCTGTGATGAATGATTGCCCTCTGGTGGTCGAGAAACTTCTAACCCACCGActttataatttgaatgtcGACGACTTAACTGCCAGCGGTGTCAGATTACTCGACGCGgctattttgaataaaaaagaatCTAGTGCCGATGTGCTGCTCAAGTGTGGCGCTAATTCTGAGCTTAGATCTCAAGGAGTCACTACTATCGACTTAGCATTTCGGtgcaaaaattactacttTATCTACAGCTGGTTAAAATACGGaggtgatttttataattatcacgCAAACCAGCCGCTTTATCTCTCACGGCTGGAGAAAATAATCGAAATGAATGACTCTCATGAATACGGTGCGTATGTAATGGAGTGGGAGTTGAGGGACCACCTGATTTTGATGAAATCTGCGGGATATTTTACCCACAGTCGGTACGACGAATTAACAGACGGCTACGGCACGCGCGAGAAGGCTTCGATTGAGTGGGACTGCGAACAAGAACTGGAGAGGGCTAAGAGAACTTTTGTAGGCGGTGTCAGTTGTTGGGATTTGCTGACAATGGGAGACAGAAGACTGATGACCTGGTCCAGAAAACCGGAAGTTAAGACTATTATGGAGGaaggaaaatttgaaataccCTTCCGTTATTGCGACCGGTGGTTGATGAGTTGCTATAGAAGGGGGGTTAGGAGACCGGGATTGGTTAATAAGTTCGGTGAGTGCTTTGGggaaatttttagtgacttGGGATTCGATGAAGTCGAGAAAGTTCTGATTTATTTGACCAATGATGAcattggaaatttaatttacgtttgCGAAGGCCAGTGA